One window from the genome of Candidatus Zixiibacteriota bacterium encodes:
- a CDS encoding GNAT family N-acetyltransferase produces the protein MDLKVMALDAGHVDDFFRVHSEENGHGWCYCVAWWAPTWQGWMERTAEENRRMREQLFDVEQYDGYLMYDGDKPIGWCQVGPRDRLHKLVLEYKLARDSDAWAITCFIIIPKYREIGLGRYMLEQVLKDLQKKGVKYVQAFPRRGKDLAVEDLWTGPERFFEKAGFELERDDPKYPIYGKRF, from the coding sequence ATGGATTTGAAAGTTATGGCGCTTGATGCCGGACATGTCGATGATTTTTTCCGCGTTCATTCCGAAGAGAACGGTCATGGCTGGTGCTATTGCGTGGCCTGGTGGGCACCTACCTGGCAGGGGTGGATGGAGCGTACGGCCGAGGAAAATCGGCGGATGCGGGAGCAGTTGTTCGATGTCGAGCAGTACGACGGATACCTGATGTACGACGGGGACAAACCGATCGGCTGGTGCCAGGTCGGCCCCCGGGACAGGTTGCATAAGTTGGTTCTGGAATACAAACTGGCTCGTGATTCCGATGCCTGGGCGATAACCTGTTTTATTATAATCCCGAAATACCGTGAAATAGGCCTGGGCCGGTATATGCTGGAACAGGTCCTGAAAGATTTACAAAAAAAGGGAGTGAAATATGTTCAGGCCTTCCCGCGCCGGGGAAAGGACCTGGCCGTGGAGGATCTCTGGACCGGCCCCGAACGATTTTTTGAAAAAGCCGGATTCGAGCTGGAACGTGATGATCCCAAATATCCGATTTACGGCAAAAGGTTTTAA
- a CDS encoding DUF362 domain-containing protein — MMNEPSPPRVAIVKCDSYEEHILEPRVQNLLELLGGLDRFIKPGSKVLLKPNLISAKDPARAITTHPELVAAVARQVRNLGADVIVGDSPGGAKRGIRRVWENTGMLAMAKREGLELVNFEAAGVEKFQCNGRAYYLSKPAVEADFIINLPKLKTHVLTLLTGAVKNVFGLVPGFRKGNYHKEYPKPHHFAEVIVDILSLKTPVLTIMDAVLSMEGDGPSSGTPRWTNLLLGSHDPVAVDAVASEIIGLKPDRVPTTRIASEAGLGIGYLEAINIVGEALESVKIPDFKLTSNRKMELLPGGVVAILGPFIWIRPAIDAGTCTKCSTCVNSCPTGALRLGGDKIPIFDYDLCISCWCCHELCPSKAIYVNKSWLARKFIR; from the coding sequence ATGATGAATGAACCTTCACCGCCCCGCGTTGCCATAGTAAAATGTGACAGCTACGAAGAACATATCCTGGAGCCCCGGGTTCAGAATCTTCTGGAACTGCTGGGCGGATTGGATCGTTTTATCAAACCGGGTTCAAAGGTTCTTTTAAAGCCTAATCTGATTTCCGCCAAGGATCCTGCGCGGGCCATAACAACGCACCCGGAACTGGTCGCGGCGGTGGCACGTCAGGTGAGAAATCTTGGGGCGGACGTGATTGTGGGGGACAGCCCGGGCGGTGCCAAAAGAGGAATCAGGCGGGTCTGGGAGAATACCGGGATGCTGGCGATGGCTAAGAGAGAGGGACTGGAATTAGTCAATTTCGAAGCCGCGGGGGTGGAGAAGTTTCAATGTAACGGGCGGGCTTATTATCTGTCCAAACCGGCGGTTGAGGCCGATTTCATTATTAATCTTCCCAAATTAAAAACCCATGTTTTGACTCTTTTGACCGGGGCGGTAAAAAATGTTTTCGGTCTGGTTCCGGGTTTTCGCAAAGGCAACTATCATAAGGAATATCCCAAACCGCATCATTTTGCCGAGGTGATTGTGGATATTCTCTCGTTAAAGACCCCGGTTCTGACAATAATGGATGCGGTTTTATCTATGGAAGGGGATGGCCCGTCATCAGGGACCCCGCGCTGGACCAATCTTCTGCTGGGTTCACATGATCCGGTGGCGGTCGACGCGGTGGCTTCGGAGATTATCGGTTTGAAACCGGATCGGGTACCAACCACCAGAATAGCCTCCGAGGCCGGTTTGGGAATCGGCTATCTGGAGGCCATTAATATTGTCGGCGAGGCTCTTGAGTCGGTTAAAATCCCTGATTTCAAACTTACCTCGAATCGCAAAATGGAATTATTGCCGGGAGGGGTGGTGGCCATCCTGGGACCTTTTATCTGGATCAGGCCGGCCATAGATGCCGGAACCTGTACAAAATGCAGTACCTGTGTAAATTCATGTCCCACAGGGGCGTTACGTCTTGGTGGGGATAAAATACCAATTTTTGATTATGATTTATGTATAAGTTGCTGGTGTTGTCACGAATTGTGTCCATCCAAAGCGATCTATGTTAACAAATCATGGCTGGCCCGCAAGTTTATTCGATAG
- a CDS encoding sigma 54-interacting transcriptional regulator: MSLTSHQNASFDTRLLEIEELYRQRKPDLAGEQLKALAPDDFKSEGFERGLYLLLQATDQLHSGNYKESIRLGLEANKLLASSAFHLRVGQLFLLLYRNYSGLGDFRNAERYAQDALAFLRRADDSIGMVGALNGLGKLAYIRGDFSKSIEFITEAIELSRGDNIRMAELIGNLGRIELLAGGWQNAEDHLGTALKLAGELNQPLSIARGYLSLGHLYLRQRKFNQSAQEFRAAEILIEANNYRRDRIIMLELEGELAFELGDMIQARKVLTRAFDLGRELAPESALITQITRRMAQVELALDNLDEALTLAQRALDLAARLGEKAEIGLSRMIIAEIFSARDNNPSAFEYSESGLEILREVGDPYDLGRALLIQARIASQSKTIGLSKIDKLFDEAFRIFNQLKLFYWSAETRFRQGILCCQYSRISSGFRNLLESEKIFENISEKAKIRSVRLFKQELSKIAVTASLSADNEFKIFGDYFTETEYSNLKTGQIQNIIDILSQRTRASRVIIYKAGQQAHDALTNLDLTQLQRRRFIQQFDDLLGEEFNPDKPTLILDSRRDPFINDLLQPGGNEVISSVMVIPLMMGKQVSGYVYLDRLSSNGDFRPFGQKELNFAVSFADLISLKMAEYEKFLLEEENRRLKSQLMEEAAFPNIITQNKQMLEMLARVQQVVNSNISISIEGETGSGKDLLAKTIHYSSNRKDRRFISVNCAALPETLLESELFGHKKGAFTGADRDKTGLFEEANGGTFFLDEIADMPLSIQAKVLRILEEKEIVRLGETRPIKVDVRIISATNKDLKVEMEAGRFRQDLYYRLTALCFKIPPLRERREDIPLLIDHFAEEKVKFAPEVLRKLITFDWPGNVRELENEIKKLILLTGEKGIVDVKLLSGKILDREDREDSYEMTQPSDVNFDAQFSLYDYLAQYERRFIIKALREQGGVKKHAAAILNIPESTLRLKIKQYNIDLKNLSISG; the protein is encoded by the coding sequence ATGAGCCTAACCTCACATCAAAATGCAAGTTTTGATACCAGGCTGCTTGAGATTGAGGAGCTATACCGCCAAAGAAAGCCTGATCTCGCCGGTGAGCAGCTGAAAGCCTTGGCTCCTGATGATTTTAAATCGGAGGGATTCGAGCGAGGGCTTTATCTGTTACTTCAGGCGACCGATCAGCTTCACTCCGGGAATTACAAGGAGTCTATCAGACTTGGGCTGGAAGCCAACAAGTTGCTGGCCTCCTCGGCTTTCCACCTGCGGGTGGGGCAGTTATTTCTGTTATTGTACAGGAACTATTCCGGTCTGGGTGATTTTAGAAACGCCGAGAGGTATGCTCAGGATGCGCTGGCCTTTTTAAGAAGGGCCGATGACAGCATTGGTATGGTGGGGGCGCTGAACGGTTTGGGCAAGCTCGCGTATATTCGCGGAGATTTTTCCAAATCAATTGAATTCATTACCGAGGCTATCGAATTATCGCGGGGCGACAATATTCGTATGGCCGAACTGATCGGCAACCTTGGCCGAATCGAGCTTCTGGCCGGTGGTTGGCAGAATGCCGAGGATCATCTGGGAACGGCCCTGAAGCTGGCCGGGGAACTCAATCAACCGCTATCAATAGCCCGCGGCTATCTTTCGCTGGGGCACCTTTATTTAAGACAGAGAAAGTTTAACCAGTCGGCGCAGGAATTCCGGGCGGCCGAGATTTTGATTGAGGCCAATAATTACCGCCGGGACCGGATTATTATGCTTGAGCTTGAAGGTGAACTGGCCTTTGAGCTGGGTGATATGATTCAGGCCCGAAAGGTTTTGACAAGGGCCTTTGATCTTGGCCGGGAACTGGCCCCGGAATCGGCTTTGATTACCCAGATAACGCGCCGGATGGCTCAAGTGGAATTGGCTCTTGATAATCTTGATGAAGCTTTGACATTGGCCCAGCGGGCGCTTGATCTGGCGGCCAGGCTGGGAGAAAAAGCCGAAATAGGTTTGAGCCGGATGATAATCGCCGAGATTTTTTCGGCTCGCGACAATAATCCCTCGGCTTTTGAATATTCGGAAAGCGGTCTTGAGATTCTGCGCGAAGTCGGTGATCCTTATGATTTGGGCCGGGCGTTGTTGATCCAGGCCAGGATTGCCAGTCAATCCAAGACAATAGGATTGAGCAAGATTGATAAATTGTTCGATGAGGCGTTCCGGATTTTTAACCAATTGAAATTATTCTACTGGTCGGCTGAAACCAGATTCCGGCAGGGCATTCTTTGCTGTCAATATTCAAGAATTTCCAGCGGTTTTAGAAATTTGCTGGAAAGCGAAAAGATTTTTGAAAACATTTCTGAGAAGGCCAAGATTCGATCGGTCCGGCTATTCAAACAGGAATTATCCAAGATAGCGGTAACGGCATCACTTTCAGCCGATAATGAATTCAAGATTTTCGGGGATTATTTTACCGAGACGGAATATTCGAACCTGAAAACGGGCCAAATCCAGAATATAATTGATATACTGAGTCAGCGGACAAGAGCCAGCCGGGTGATTATTTACAAGGCCGGGCAACAGGCTCATGATGCCCTGACCAATCTGGATTTAACGCAATTGCAGCGCCGCCGCTTTATCCAGCAATTCGATGATTTGCTGGGCGAGGAATTTAATCCGGACAAACCGACGCTGATTCTTGACAGCCGGAGAGACCCGTTCATAAACGATCTTCTCCAACCGGGAGGGAACGAGGTCATTTCGAGTGTTATGGTAATTCCGCTTATGATGGGGAAACAGGTTTCCGGCTATGTTTATCTTGACCGGTTGTCATCGAACGGGGATTTCCGGCCGTTCGGGCAGAAGGAGTTAAATTTCGCGGTCAGTTTTGCCGATTTGATTTCTCTTAAGATGGCCGAATACGAGAAGTTTCTCCTGGAAGAAGAAAACCGGAGGTTGAAATCCCAGTTAATGGAGGAGGCCGCTTTTCCCAACATTATAACCCAGAACAAGCAGATGCTGGAAATGCTGGCCAGGGTTCAGCAAGTGGTGAATTCCAATATCTCCATATCCATCGAGGGTGAAACGGGGAGCGGCAAGGATCTTCTGGCCAAGACGATTCATTACAGTTCCAACCGTAAAGACCGGCGTTTTATTTCGGTTAATTGCGCCGCCCTGCCGGAAACCTTGCTGGAATCGGAGCTTTTCGGTCATAAGAAGGGCGCTTTTACGGGGGCCGACCGTGACAAAACGGGGCTCTTTGAAGAGGCCAACGGCGGGACTTTTTTCCTCGATGAAATAGCCGACATGCCGTTGTCGATTCAGGCTAAGGTTCTTCGTATTCTGGAAGAAAAGGAGATTGTCCGTCTGGGTGAAACCCGGCCGATCAAAGTCGATGTTCGTATTATTTCGGCCACCAATAAGGATTTGAAGGTGGAAATGGAGGCCGGTCGGTTTCGCCAGGATTTATATTATCGTTTAACGGCTCTATGTTTTAAGATTCCGCCGCTTCGTGAGCGAAGGGAAGATATTCCGCTTTTGATCGATCACTTTGCGGAAGAAAAGGTAAAATTCGCGCCGGAGGTTTTGCGAAAGCTGATTACCTTCGACTGGCCGGGTAATGTCAGGGAACTTGAAAATGAAATAAAGAAATTGATATTACTGACCGGTGAAAAAGGGATTGTCGATGTTAAACTGCTTTCCGGCA